In Pseudomonas alcaliphila JAB1, a single window of DNA contains:
- a CDS encoding serine hydrolase has protein sequence MFIPSLRRLSLALGFSLAASTALAENWPQPDWQSQTRVESAALAELEQYAFPERDDVERTGVRTDALLVIRDGQIVYERYAEPTTARTAHLTWSMAKSLLATTLGVAYGEGRFKLDAAAAQYYPAMAEHPQIKIGHLLNWASGLAWEEDYEYAPLKSSVVAMLYTRGRADMAAFTAAHAAGAAPGTRFRYSSGDSNVLAAALRGMVGEQSYADYPWTALFEPLGITSATWERDASGTFVASSYAYLSARDLARVGLLMQRGGRWGERQLLPAAWVDFVSTPFAGYQPQLAKPGDAVPGGHWWLNAELPGSTRPWPDAPADTIAALGHWGQGLYVMPQENLLVVRYADDRDGSFQHNDLLKRVRAAFAAEVQP, from the coding sequence CTCGGTTTCAGTCTGGCTGCCAGCACCGCCTTGGCAGAAAACTGGCCGCAACCCGACTGGCAGAGCCAAACCCGCGTCGAGAGCGCCGCGCTGGCTGAGCTCGAACAGTATGCCTTTCCGGAACGCGATGACGTCGAGCGCACGGGCGTGCGTACCGATGCGCTGTTGGTGATACGCGACGGGCAGATCGTTTACGAGCGCTACGCCGAACCGACCACGGCGCGGACCGCGCACCTGACCTGGTCAATGGCCAAGAGCCTGCTCGCCACCACCCTCGGCGTCGCTTACGGCGAGGGGCGCTTCAAGCTCGATGCAGCGGCCGCGCAGTACTACCCGGCGATGGCCGAGCACCCGCAGATCAAGATCGGTCACTTGCTCAACTGGGCCTCGGGCCTGGCCTGGGAAGAGGACTACGAGTACGCGCCACTGAAATCCTCGGTGGTGGCCATGCTCTACACCCGCGGCCGTGCCGACATGGCGGCCTTCACCGCTGCGCATGCGGCGGGCGCTGCGCCGGGCACGCGCTTTCGTTATTCCAGTGGCGACAGCAACGTGCTGGCTGCCGCGTTGCGCGGCATGGTCGGCGAGCAGTCTTACGCTGATTATCCCTGGACAGCACTGTTCGAGCCGCTGGGCATCACCAGCGCGACCTGGGAGCGCGATGCCAGCGGTACCTTCGTCGCGTCGTCCTATGCCTACCTGAGCGCGCGCGACCTGGCCCGTGTCGGCCTGCTGATGCAGCGCGGCGGTCGCTGGGGCGAGCGCCAGTTGCTGCCGGCTGCCTGGGTCGATTTCGTCTCCACGCCTTTCGCTGGCTACCAGCCGCAGTTGGCCAAGCCGGGTGATGCCGTGCCAGGCGGGCATTGGTGGCTCAACGCCGAACTACCAGGCAGCACGCGGCCCTGGCCGGATGCACCAGCCGATACCATCGCCGCGCTCGGGCATTGGGGGCAGGGGCTGTACGTGATGCCTCAAGAAAACCTGCTGGTGGTGCGTTACGCCGATGACCGTGACGGCAGCTTCCAGCACAACGACCTGCTCAAACGCGTGCGTGCGGCCTTCGCCGCAGAGGTGCAGCC